In Devosia beringensis, a single window of DNA contains:
- a CDS encoding ArsR/SmtB family transcription factor, producing the protein MQDDDIATIMRALGHPVRLNILRIISRQERGECCCADVTESLTLAQSTVSQHIKVLLDAGLIERKPRGTRNCYIVQHDRLAALGSAYSGMLAGLAPAIPQLEAEPA; encoded by the coding sequence ATGCAAGACGACGATATTGCCACCATCATGCGGGCGCTCGGCCACCCGGTGCGCCTCAACATCCTGCGCATCATTTCCCGGCAGGAGCGCGGCGAGTGTTGTTGCGCCGATGTGACGGAATCGCTGACCCTGGCCCAGTCCACCGTCAGCCAGCACATCAAGGTGCTGCTTGATGCCGGCCTGATCGAGCGCAAGCCCCGTGGCACCCGCAATTGCTATATAGTCCAGCATGATCGTCTGGCTGCCCTGGGCTCGGCCTATTCCGGCATGCTGGCGGGCCTCGCCCCGGCCATCCCCCAATTGGAAGCGGAACCCGCCTGA